In a genomic window of Cloacibacillus sp.:
- a CDS encoding pirin family protein, whose translation MERKIIKTVQGQMATDGAGVRLVRVLGHETVRDFDPFLMLDSFDSRNPDDYTAGFPFHPHRGIETITYLIEGEMEHQDSLGNRGMIHGGESQWMTAGSGIMHQEMPMAGPRMLGLQIWLNLPQEDKMTAPRYFDIKNEMIKKVEDENAVVRVVSGEYQGHRGVSTNHIQAGIYDITLKPGKRISIPTKEGETVFIFTIEGEAAAGGMNIPEKTAALFGDGDSVSLEAPEGREAHVIFLSGKPLREPVAWGGPVVMNTGEEIREAFLELRNDSFIKHAPVA comes from the coding sequence ATGGAACGTAAAATAATAAAGACGGTACAGGGACAGATGGCGACGGACGGAGCGGGGGTACGCCTCGTTCGCGTGCTCGGACATGAGACGGTGCGGGACTTTGACCCATTCCTCATGCTGGACTCCTTTGACTCACGGAATCCTGACGACTATACGGCGGGCTTTCCCTTCCACCCGCACAGGGGTATAGAGACGATCACCTACCTCATTGAGGGTGAGATGGAACACCAGGACAGCCTCGGCAACCGCGGAATGATCCATGGCGGCGAAAGCCAGTGGATGACGGCGGGCAGCGGCATCATGCACCAGGAGATGCCGATGGCCGGCCCCCGTATGCTTGGCCTCCAGATATGGCTCAACCTGCCGCAGGAGGACAAGATGACCGCGCCGCGCTACTTTGACATCAAGAACGAGATGATAAAAAAGGTAGAGGATGAAAACGCCGTCGTCCGCGTCGTCTCCGGCGAATATCAGGGACACCGCGGCGTCTCCACGAACCATATACAGGCGGGTATCTACGACATCACGCTGAAACCGGGAAAGAGGATCTCCATCCCCACCAAAGAGGGAGAGACCGTCTTTATCTTCACCATCGAGGGAGAGGCGGCAGCAGGCGGCATGAATATCCCCGAAAAGACGGCCGCCCTGTTCGGCGATGGAGACAGCGTGAGCCTTGAGGCTCCCGAGGGCAGGGAGGCGCACGTCATCTTCCTCAGCGGCAAACCTCTGCGCGAGCCGGTGGCCTGGGGCGGCCCGGTGGTGATGAACACCGGCGAAGAGATCAGGGAGGCCTTCCTCGAGCTGCGCAATGACAGCTTCATCAAGCACGCTCCGGTAGCATAA